The following nucleotide sequence is from Saccharothrix texasensis.
GGACCCGCAGGTCCTTCAGCGCCGGGTTGTTCGCGCCGTTGAGGCCCAGGTACAGGATGTTGAACGCGGGCCGCGGCGTGACGTTGAAGCCGTCGGTCTTCAGCGAGTTGTAGTCCGCCGGGCTCGGGAAGTCGTAGCCGTCGATCGTGCCGGCCTTGAGCTCCTGCTTGCGCGCGTTCTCATCCGGGATGATCTTGAAGATCAGCTTGTCGAGCTTGGCCTTCTCGCCCCAGTAGTCGTCGTTGCGGACCAGGGTGATCGTCTTGTTGGCCTTGTCGAACTTCTCCAGCTTGAACGCGCCGGTACCGGTCGGGTGCTCGGTCGCGTAAGCCGGATAGGTGAACGAGTCGCCGGACTGCACGACGTTGTCCGCGTCGTACTTCTTCAGCGCCTCGGGGCTGGAGATGGACAGCGCGGTCAAACCGAAGGCGGCCGGGAAGGCGCCCTTGTACTTGTTGAGGTTCAGCACGGCGGTGTGCTCGTCCTTGACCTCGCACGACTTGTAGACCGGGTCGCCGGCCGCGTCGCCCTCGTTCTTGGCGAAGCCCTCGAACACGTCGCCGTAGTAGATCATCTGGCTCTGGGCGCCCGCGCCCTTCATGTTGAACCAGCGGTCCATGTTGAAGCAGACGGCCGCGGCGTCGAACGGCGTGCCGTCGTGGAACTTGACGCCCTTGCGCAGGTCGAACGTCCAGGACTTGCCGTCTTCGCTCGGCGTCCACTTCTCCGCGAGACCCGGCGCGAGGTCGGCGGTGCCCCGCTTGTAGGTGACCAGCGTGTCGAACATCTGGCGGATGGGCCGGAAGCTCTCACCGTCGTCGTTGAAGATCGGGTCGAAGTTCTTCGGCTCGCCCGCGGCGCCGAAGACCATCGTGCCGCCGACCTTGCCGGACCCCGAGTCGTCGCCGCGCTCGGATTGGGCACAGGCCGACAGTGCCAGTGCCGCGACGCCGGTCAGGCCGATCGCGGCCAACCATCGGCGCCGGGCCGTTCGAGATTGAAGCATTTGACACACCCCTAGGGAAATCCGGGATCTCACGGTGTGGTCACGGACCCTAACCGGTCACCACAACCCTTCCGACTCGTCCGAGGTCACGATCCGGCCACGTGAATCAGCATTAACACACGTCTCGCACACCTTCGCTGACCCAACGTGACCACGGCGGATCCGGCGAACGCCCTCTTACGCTGTACAACGGACAACAGAAACCGCACACGCGCGGAAGGAGGTCGCTGGTGAGCCCCGTGGTCGAGTTCCGCGTCCTCGGCCCGTTGCAGGTGCTGGTCGACGGCGAGCAGGTCGTGGTGCGGGCGGGCCGTCAGCGGGCGCTGCTTGTGTCTCTTCTCATGCGCGCCGGCGCCGGCGTCTCGGTGGACGAGCTGGCGGAGCACATCTGGGGCGCCGATCCTCCCGCGCGGGCGCGCGGCACGTTGCAGACCTACGTGATGCGGCTGCGGCAGGTGCTCGGACCGGCGGTGCCCATCCGGACCGTGCCCGACGGCTACCTGATCGACGTCGACGAGCGCACCATCGACGTGATGCGGTTCGAGCAGCTCGTCGAGGAGGGCGAGCGCGAGCGGGCCGCGGGCAGGCTGGAGTCGGCGTCGGCGATCTTCACCGCCGCGCTGGCGCTGTGGCGCGGGCCCGCGATGGTCGACGTGCCGTCGGAGGTGCTGCACCGCGACGAGGTGCCCCGCCTGGGCGAACGGCGGCTGCACGTGGAGGAGCGCCGGGTCGAGGTCGACCTCGAACTGGGCCGGCACGACCGGCTGATCCCCGAGCTGTCCCGGCTGACCAGCGAGCACCCGCTGCGCGAGCGGCTGTGGGCGCAGCTGATGATCGCGCTGTACCGGTCCGGGCGGCAGGCCGACGCGCTCGGCGCGTACCGGCGGGTCGGCGGGCTGCTGGCCGAGCAGCTCGGCATCGACCCCGGCGACGAGCTGCGCCGCGTGCACCAGCAGGTGCTCGGCGGCTCGCCGGCGCTCGACCTGGGGCAGAGCGCGCCCGCCGCGCGGCGCGACCGGGTGGTGCCCTCGCAGCTGCCCGCCGACATCGGCGACTTCGTGGGCCGCGAGCAGGCCGTCCAGCTGATCGAGGCGCTGCTGCGGACCGCGCAGGGCGTGCCGGTCGTCACGCTGGCCGGGCCGCCCGGCGTCGGCAAGACGGCGCTGGCCGTGCACGCGGCGCACAAGATGAGGCACTTCTTCCCCGACGGCCAGCTGTACGTCAACCTGCGCGGCTACGCCCAGGGGCCGCCGCTGAGCGCGGTGGACGTGCTGCCGCGGTTCCTGCGGGCGCAGGGCGTGCCACCGGAGTCCGTGCCGCTGGACCAGGACGAGCAGGAGGCGATGTTCCGGTCGCGGCTGACCGACCAGCAGGTGCTGCTGGTGCTGG
It contains:
- a CDS encoding ABC transporter substrate-binding protein, translated to MLQSRTARRRWLAAIGLTGVAALALSACAQSERGDDSGSGKVGGTMVFGAAGEPKNFDPIFNDDGESFRPIRQMFDTLVTYKRGTADLAPGLAEKWTPSEDGKSWTFDLRKGVKFHDGTPFDAAAVCFNMDRWFNMKGAGAQSQMIYYGDVFEGFAKNEGDAAGDPVYKSCEVKDEHTAVLNLNKYKGAFPAAFGLTALSISSPEALKKYDADNVVQSGDSFTYPAYATEHPTGTGAFKLEKFDKANKTITLVRNDDYWGEKAKLDKLIFKIIPDENARKQELKAGTIDGYDFPSPADYNSLKTDGFNVTPRPAFNILYLGLNGANNPALKDLRVRQAIAYAVNRDQLVKTKLPLGAEVATQFMPKTVAGYADDVQQYPYDLAKAKDLLAQAGASNLSLKFYVPTEVSRPYMPNPSEIAAVIADDLKAAGITAEIVSRPWNGGYKDDVQKLGKHDMHLLGWTGDYNDAGNFIGTFFGREKKEFGFNDPAMFDALAAADGVVDQAKHADAYKQVSRDIMSKYLPAIPVSHSPPAIVVSSKISGLVPSPLTDERFDTVSKG